One Actinospica robiniae DSM 44927 genomic region harbors:
- a CDS encoding MFS transporter — protein MSAPVPAAPANPATGRLIAVLAAAAGLVGLDSLVVSPLIPQITAHTHTALGLGGFLVTVYAAVYAVFGPLFGPVSDRWGRKKTLLTGLVVFLVGTALTGTGSSFAALLGFRAVAGLGAAILMPSVFALVSDSVPPQRRGAAIGLVVGTLMGTSVIGVPLGAFAANGLSWRVPFFAIAALALIELAVVRLAVPSAPPTRQIPVGPFTAFRGQFKAAFAERSVAFVLFSSLLWWAGNQGLFANTGVFYGGIYRLSTAEIGWIVLLTGAAGFAGNTLGGRLADRLGKRPVIATAAGGAAVTMVVFSSLTGTLAAAIAVQVLWSLFFGLGQASLTTLVSELSPKARGTALSLNGSAQYSGMMLGTAIAALILDHGGRFVWIGSVSALFCALIFPIVLWLVRERREEPAAAAPAPQPEPSAP, from the coding sequence ATGAGCGCACCCGTACCCGCCGCACCCGCGAACCCGGCGACCGGCCGGCTGATCGCCGTCCTGGCCGCCGCGGCCGGCCTGGTCGGCCTCGACTCCCTGGTGGTCTCGCCGCTGATCCCGCAGATCACCGCCCACACCCACACCGCGCTGGGGCTCGGCGGCTTCCTGGTCACCGTGTACGCGGCCGTATACGCCGTCTTCGGCCCCTTGTTCGGCCCGGTCTCCGACCGCTGGGGCCGGAAGAAGACCCTGCTGACCGGCCTGGTCGTCTTCCTCGTCGGCACGGCGCTGACCGGCACCGGCTCGAGCTTCGCGGCGCTGCTCGGCTTTCGGGCCGTGGCCGGGCTCGGCGCGGCGATCCTGATGCCGAGCGTGTTCGCACTCGTATCCGACTCGGTGCCGCCGCAGCGGCGCGGCGCGGCCATCGGCCTGGTCGTCGGAACGCTGATGGGCACGTCCGTGATCGGCGTGCCGCTCGGCGCGTTCGCCGCGAACGGGCTCTCCTGGCGGGTGCCGTTCTTCGCCATCGCCGCGCTCGCGCTGATCGAGCTCGCGGTGGTGCGCCTGGCCGTGCCGAGCGCGCCGCCGACCCGGCAGATCCCGGTCGGTCCGTTCACGGCCTTCCGCGGCCAGTTCAAGGCGGCCTTCGCCGAGCGCTCGGTCGCCTTCGTGCTCTTCTCCAGCCTGCTGTGGTGGGCCGGCAACCAGGGTCTGTTCGCCAACACCGGCGTCTTCTACGGCGGGATCTACCGGCTCTCGACCGCCGAGATCGGCTGGATCGTGCTGCTGACCGGCGCTGCCGGATTCGCCGGGAACACCCTCGGCGGCCGGCTGGCCGATCGTCTGGGCAAGCGGCCGGTGATCGCCACGGCCGCGGGCGGCGCGGCCGTGACCATGGTGGTCTTCTCCTCGCTCACCGGGACGCTGGCCGCGGCGATCGCGGTCCAGGTGCTGTGGAGCCTGTTCTTCGGACTCGGCCAGGCCTCGCTCACGACCTTGGTCAGCGAGCTGAGTCCGAAGGCCCGCGGCACCGCGCTCTCGCTCAACGGATCCGCGCAGTACAGCGGCATGATGCTGGGCACCGCGATCGCCGCGCTGATCCTCGACCACGGCGGCCGCTTCGTGTGGATCGGCTCGGTCAGCGCCCTGTTCTGCGCACTGATCTTCCCGATCGTGCTGTGGCTGGTGCGCGAGCGCCGCGAGGAACCGGCGGCGGCCGCGCCGGCCCCGCAGCCCGAGCCCTCGGCGCCGTGA
- a CDS encoding response regulator transcription factor gives MDVLRPIRGDGGRDVTVVVCASRPLTRAGLRAALNETAGVTVVGDAETPMQLERLLREQAPQVVVVDDEGCESDGIELVRRLAERSGGRIAVVVLTELELGERVLEYLRVGARALVLGDGSLGEIAQAVVAVASGHALIAPPLAAVLVDLMLRRIPAAAYGAGLSSLTPREQETLGLIASGLSNQEIAKTLFLSEKTVKFHVSNLLGKLGLRNRSQAIVYARDSGVPLPG, from the coding sequence ATGGACGTGCTGCGCCCGATACGGGGGGACGGCGGCCGGGATGTCACCGTGGTCGTCTGCGCGAGCCGGCCGCTCACCCGCGCCGGACTGCGGGCGGCGCTGAACGAGACCGCCGGCGTGACCGTGGTGGGAGACGCGGAGACCCCGATGCAGCTCGAGCGCCTGCTGCGCGAACAGGCCCCGCAGGTCGTCGTGGTGGACGACGAGGGATGCGAGAGCGACGGCATCGAGCTGGTGCGGCGCCTGGCGGAACGCAGCGGCGGGCGGATCGCCGTGGTCGTGCTCACCGAGCTCGAACTCGGCGAGCGGGTGCTCGAGTATCTGCGCGTCGGCGCCCGGGCGCTGGTGCTCGGGGACGGCTCGCTCGGCGAGATAGCCCAGGCCGTCGTCGCGGTGGCCAGCGGGCACGCCCTGATCGCGCCCCCGCTGGCCGCCGTGCTGGTGGACCTGATGCTGCGCCGGATACCGGCCGCGGCCTACGGAGCCGGCCTGTCCTCGCTTACTCCGCGCGAGCAGGAGACCCTCGGCCTGATCGCCTCCGGTCTGTCCAACCAGGAGATCGCCAAGACGCTGTTCCTGAGCGAGAAGACGGTGAAGTTCCACGTCTCGAACCTCCTGGGGAAACTCGGGCTGCGAAACCGCTCGCAGGCGATCGTCTACGCCCGGGACAGCGGCGTACCGCTGCCCGGTTGA